Within Candidatus Desulfatibia profunda, the genomic segment TTTGTTATCCGTCACTCGCCAATGTCTGCTTATCATTAAACAATGGCTAATGACCAGTGATGAATGACACGCTTAGGCAAAACATTATCATTTGGTCAAGAATCCCAAAACTCAAAATAAAGCCGTTGAGAGTATCGCTTCAGAGGTATCCATGGAATTTTACAGGAAATTATGTGTGATCGGCACACTATTGATTATCATTTCCGGGATCCTTTTTCCTAAAGGGGCGGGGTGTATCACCATCAAAGAGGAAGAGGAAATGTCCCGCGAGTTTATGAAGGTTGTAATGGAACATTTTCAACTGATTAAAGATCCGATCATCACAAACTATGTGAACGAAGTCGGCCAAAAAAATGTTGCGGCTTTTCCGCCCCAGCCGTTCACTTATCATTTTTATGTAATAAAAGAAGGTGATTATAACGCATTTGCCAGCCCGGCGGGCCATATTTTTATCTTCAGCGGGTTGCTCGAGGCAATGGATAGCGAGGAAGAGCTGGCGGGGATAATTTCCCACGAAATAGCGCATGTGGTTTGCCGTCACATCTCCCAAAAAATCGAGCGGTCAAAGAAAATCGGATATGCAACGCTGGCCGGCGTTGTCGCCGGTATGATACTCGGGTCCCAAGGGTCGGGGACTGCAGCCAATGCGATGACCATAGGGTCTATCGCCGCCGGTCAATCGGCAATGCTTGCCTACAGCCGGGATGACGAAGCCCAGGCAGATCAGATCGGGCTCGCCTGTTTGAACCGCGCCGGCTATAGCGCCAAAGGATTGCTTTTAATGCTGAAAAAGATCCGAAACCGACAGTGGTTCGGTAAAGAGCAGATTCCAACCTATTTGCAAACCCATCCGGCTTCAGAAGATCGAATGGCAGTTATTGACACCTGGATAGCAACACAAGAAAAAATTTCTGCCGACGTTAGTCCATATCAGTTTCAAAGAGCTCACACTTGGCTGGTTGCTGAATACGGAGATGAAAGTGCGGCCTTGAGAAAATTTGAATCCGACGTCAAAGATCATCCTGAAGACCCTCTGGCG encodes:
- a CDS encoding M48 family metalloprotease; the protein is MEFYRKLCVIGTLLIIISGILFPKGAGCITIKEEEEMSREFMKVVMEHFQLIKDPIITNYVNEVGQKNVAAFPPQPFTYHFYVIKEGDYNAFASPAGHIFIFSGLLEAMDSEEELAGIISHEIAHVVCRHISQKIERSKKIGYATLAGVVAGMILGSQGSGTAANAMTIGSIAAGQSAMLAYSRDDEAQADQIGLACLNRAGYSAKGLLLMLKKIRNRQWFGKEQIPTYLQTHPASEDRMAVIDTWIATQEKISADVSPYQFQRAHTWLVAEYGDESAALRKFESDVKDHPEDPLAHYGYGLILARIGNRQDAVEQLKIALEKKAFDPYILKDIGRIYFLDGRYQEALDTFSAAGSIAAYDPEGLFYLGRTQTEMGRVKEAADTLERLITINPEYSQAYYFLGEAYGKLNRLDYAHYYLGIYYKKTANFKNATFHLQKALETMSDADKRLKIEQMLNEVRKEIAESRKRATP